From a region of the Thermosipho melanesiensis BI429 genome:
- a CDS encoding GntR family transcriptional regulator — MWFNINFSSHIPVYKQIVENIKIEILKGNIKKGEFLPSIRKLASDLGVNLNTVARAYRELVNEKIIEAIRGEGYIVIENSLKNFNNELLNDLSEIVKKCLKAGISIDDICNLIKGGEFSDNS, encoded by the coding sequence ATGTGGTTTAACATAAATTTTTCATCCCATATTCCCGTTTACAAGCAAATTGTGGAAAATATAAAAATAGAAATATTAAAAGGAAACATAAAAAAAGGCGAGTTTTTACCATCTATAAGAAAACTTGCCAGTGATTTAGGTGTGAATCTAAATACAGTGGCAAGGGCATACAGAGAGCTTGTAAATGAAAAGATAATTGAAGCTATTAGAGGAGAAGGATATATAGTTATTGAAAACTCGCTTAAAAATTTTAACAATGAACTTTTAAATGATTTATCAGAAATTGTAAAAAAATGCTTAAAAGCAGGGATAAGTATTGACGATATTTGTAATTTGATAAAGGGAGGTGAATTTAGTGATAACAGTTAA
- a CDS encoding ABC transporter ATP-binding protein translates to MITVKELEKSYKTKKAVDKVSFEVDKGEIFALLGPNGAGKTTTLKCILKLKKMDNGTITLNGTYTYLPEKKELYKSIKVKQMIEISEDISKYFSKQKALKYIEEFNLPLNEKVGNLSHGMATLLYLAIILSENVDIYFFDEPTWGLDPIMQKKVLELIRNLSLDGKTVFLTSHILSEVEKIADKVAIMSDGKIVEYDYLDNLKEKYVLCITQEKVNGYLYKKTENEKVFLCKKEHAKGKIIPATFEIIFEALVKEGKR, encoded by the coding sequence GTGATAACAGTTAAAGAGTTGGAAAAATCGTACAAAACAAAAAAAGCTGTAGACAAAGTTTCATTTGAAGTGGATAAAGGAGAAATTTTTGCACTACTTGGTCCAAATGGTGCAGGCAAAACAACAACACTAAAGTGTATTTTAAAGTTGAAAAAAATGGATAATGGAACTATTACACTCAACGGTACTTACACATATTTACCTGAAAAAAAGGAATTGTATAAATCTATCAAAGTTAAACAAATGATTGAAATTTCAGAAGATATTTCAAAATATTTTTCAAAGCAAAAAGCTTTAAAATATATTGAAGAATTCAATTTACCTTTAAACGAAAAAGTGGGAAATTTATCTCATGGTATGGCCACTTTACTTTATCTTGCAATAATTCTTTCAGAAAATGTAGACATTTACTTTTTTGATGAACCCACATGGGGACTTGATCCCATTATGCAAAAAAAGGTATTAGAATTAATTAGAAATCTTTCTTTAGATGGTAAAACAGTATTCCTAACAAGCCATATACTTTCCGAAGTTGAAAAAATAGCTGATAAGGTGGCAATAATGTCAGATGGAAAAATAGTAGAATACGATTATCTTGATAACTTGAAAGAAAAATACGTTCTTTGCATTACACAGGAAAAGGTAAACGGTTATCTTTACAAGAAAACTGAAAACGAAAAAGTATTTCTCTGTAAAAAAGAACACGCAAAGGGAAAAATTATACCTGCAACTTTTGAAATTATATTTGAAGCCCTTGTAAAGGAGGGGAAAAGATGA